DNA sequence from the Macrobrachium nipponense isolate FS-2020 chromosome 41, ASM1510439v2, whole genome shotgun sequence genome:
gccagctattgaaccagattgtgttggtgttaaaatggattctttggttattacatacgttaatcgtgcattaaccattttttctaagattttgcataggcaacttgttagagatatcggtctataattggatggattacttgcaccctttcctggtttgtttattggaaggaataattatggcatgtttccatttatcaggaaagacacgttttagccagatactattgtaaaatttttaatatatatgatttagcTATTTGGAGCtaattttttctatcatttcaaatgatattttatcatatcctggtgcagagggatgacaagagttgatggcattatctagttcatccatgttaaaaatatagttatattccaggtcttcaagagtttcaaaatgtattatattttctttttgtttctgatattttgaaaatgtgtatctaggctggagtaagcacgatgtttttgttttcaaaatgtttcccaattatgtttgatatttcataagtatcatggtatatttttccatttaaatgttttGCACTTCTTGGAAGTCTtgtatgttttccattgattttccttatcttttgccagacatcccttgtggatgtgtttgaagatatgtttgagacatattccttccatgatgcgattttttcagctattaccgtttttctaaatttggctgtatatttgttatatagtggtttaatgtggttaattgttatgtttgttataactattttgtttagtatgtttatactatagggcattttgttgagtgatttaaggcgagttttgagtctgttgagattgcgactcaatatatgttttatttacttattgttgttaatgttggattccaccatgggacaggggattttgtggaatgtgatttggtttttggaatacttttatctgcagcatttattatgaagtttgagaaggattcacatgtagtattgtgatcttcattatgtgggaatggtggtatgttttgtgtgtataggaaatatttatcccagttagctttttggatattatatcttgtaggtggcaatattttgacattactcaagtagttcagaatgattgggaaatggtcacttgtgtatgaatcgtctaggacgttccattcaaatttctccgctacatcatttgaacataatgaaatgtcaattgaagaaaaggttaggtgtgtatttgaaaaatatggttgGAACTTCACTTCATTGAGGACAATACAGgttgtttcattatagtattctctatgttgattccggatgtgtcagtggggttatttttatcccataatggattatgtgcattaaaatctcctactataagtagtggttcctgtatacttttgctaataagttcagaaaaatcactgaaatttgcattgaaatttggttggttatataaattacaaatagtgattttacttttatcaggcatatacagtttaattgatgttatttgatatggcatagatgttatgtcaacaggttcatatgtaatgctattatgaacgtataggctgtgcctaattttccaccgtcagttggtgaataacaggcaatttcatagtgttggatatttgtagggttacttcctatatgttgtagacatatgcacattgggttgtggtctcgtatgattcttgtaattcacccagacgtagtcggttaagagaccatttatattccattgaatgattttatattccattattggtaggaattggtgttaaattttgtaaattaattgctgattttactttatctcgtagtttatatgcatttgaatttatttgtggttttttaatcgttgtatttgtatgttggttattagattctgcagttgtttgtttttcatagttgaatattaataagtctatttttgattttataatttcctttttgtattttaaggattcagaacataattcgttctcatgttggtgtgttaaagggcacctccttaatttggtaaaattgtcaatgcaatttcgtactgtgtcctctgtcttggtagttagttggttatatgtacttacaaagcattcattacaaccaacAAGATGAAAGCATATGgttgtttggtaatgttaattattggttcagaagttttggtctagctttagaaatttctggttttgtaattctattgttccttttctgtagtgataaggactgttggtttgaggggttatttgttttgttgttgttaatgggatatttgggacttgtggatggttggggggtgatagttatattttggtttggtttaatggtatgattttcattagtattatttgatggaaattgtaaagagtgatctttactgtccagatgttggctgtttgattgcgattgagggtaattgtgtatttccacttgtgatgaggttagtttaatatcttttttaaaatgttctcctggtgtagttggagtctctctggattgattgtaattttcaatatttacttttttttcccttaggtggggttctttctagaattcttttctttttgccagttcgattatcgtcattatttaattcttcttctattggaagttcttttccatggataactgaatcatctatgttagtggtggtattggttgttgtaatatcacttttattttgggtttcagtattattggtatgaaatccagtttccatgtttatactatcttgtttgtcattgtgctgtttgatgtcttgatttttagtcacatttgaaaaagtgggggttttggatggattgttaacgcctcttacttttagctcaagtctggcttccatgactgacattcctgttctatttattaacaactaaagttctgtgttatattggtaaaatgaacactccttagattttgcgtgatgggctagtccacaattaatacattttgattgattacagttccaattagtggtatggtcatctgatgcacagactgcacatatagccttattacggcatcttttgtatgtgtgtccataccttgagcactgtgtacattgtagtggtttaggaacaaaaggacgaacttctctattttgtccaagaatttttattttaaatggtaagtcttggcctgtaaattttattttggcaatgttgatatttttacttttatctttcctacttgaaatagagtatatttctaaatcgtggatattgttatatctcaattttagggagtctagcaatagttgttttgaaggaagctcctgctcgctattgggtaggatgactgtaccctgtacataattcaatgtttcgtggcttgtaattattacctttatatttatttctgttatacttaaaaaggcagtggactgctttttattggttacttggataagccattcattgtccttgatgtgtctgcattccatgtcttgtgttggatatatgttaagtaatttgttttctagcatcgctgctgagattttgttgtcagctttgaggactagaaatcttgaccaattatcggtccaaagaggtcatcaaaatgtaccagtgtgggattaagtcggtaatttttgtttctttttggtccttgttttatgtatgttgcttgtctattatgatttttatatttttctgtattgctgggaggattatttgtctctaattcagaattattgttcatcatatatggttccattgttacaatattggagtttaccaatttatttttgtttgtttcttttttatttatgcactctatttggttttctggctctgctgctttacttggaacaaggtgttcctttgtatctttaatagtactttcactacttgtggcagtacctaggaaattcgggagtgacgtgccaatggtcatcaactgtgccgtagtttttccatcatggggcccaggggtactcaaatcatttatttcacagttcataaattttgagttaaaaagaaaaaaaaaaaattcttgaaaagatatcattggcccttcgcgaagttaaatcttctgccaaaggcacaagtgagaaaggactcccaaatgtccgcatccctacccctacccccccaccccaaaaggggatggcataacatgattagtatggcccaagtgtaagcagaacccgcttgctaggactaagagtattatgttaatacaattatccccatcctaatcacattatgggcaaactggatagaatgccgagagttctattcctagaaccaggccccccctggaatccgtggtccagctccacagaatagttccgcctgaaaaacaggtccgaacattgtcgggtagatgatggatctaccacagttctcactatttagcttcggatttaaccccacgttaagccatgatatgttttctcatttatttgctttcaaaaattttggcaaaaaatggaaaagtccacataagtttactcgaaaatatataatgtcatatgggactcttgggttcgaacctgggaagagattcctgaggttcgagagccccctcaccacgtcaaggtggtcccaaaatgagggggtttaaatagttacgctttgtgtaagttttaggtaaataaaaggatatctgggtgtaaatttacaactgaaaagtgttttaattatgtactgtatgcgaattacaccgttaataatcgaaataggatattatttaaagcccgggacgcagtgttaccatgcgcaaacaccacaggcggatggacagaaggaaaaaaaaacagagtatacttaTGAATACGTTTGTGTGTGCACAGAAAGCCACGTATAACCATATAAGTTAATGTGCACAGTATTCTACACTCATCATAAACCAAATTTGCACTGTACTTCCAGCGGACCCCCAAACAGAACTGACACTGACGAAAATCCAAAAAGGTTCCAAAGATGCCACAGGAATGGTAGAGTACTGTTTCACCTTAAATTCTACATATCCCATCAAAAACATACACACCATAGTACTCAACGTAAAATCAGGAACGCAGGAGACTAATTACGAGAATAGCAACGTATCCCAAATAGACGATTCCAAGGACACCACCATTCCTTTTCAAGTTGAGGAGGGCCAATTCCCATTCACAAACAGGTGACACTCTTCATGACTGTTCACAACGCCTCGCAACATACTTTGGCATACTTGGAGGAAACCTGGTCTCCACAAGGTAAAACGCAAATCACATCTCCCGTATTAAgaatctctgaaaaaaaaattttttttctctattcttctacCTATCTCTTTTCATCATGCTATACATTGCCTTTTTCGCTTTTATTGCACCATTTATTGTAGCTTTTaagacctgctctctctctctctctcttctatatatatatgtgtgtgtgtatatatatatattttcttattttctaactCATGTGGAAAATATTTGAAGCTTATTATATGTGACTGTAAAATAATATCAAggtgtatgtgacaaaaatttatatatatatttacatatatatgtgtcatGCGTACTGTACTTTTGCATTACATTTAATTCAAGCCTGGTCGCCGAATTTCATTTACTcaaatataaagagaaatttaCATCTAATGTTACACTGCAAAACGATTCTGGGTTTGAAAACTCCAAAATTTGTGCACGCCAAACATATGCTTCACAGACTTTGTCATTATTTTCCCACTCTGATAACTGCACAAAAGTTCACACCAACTCTTACCTAAAACATGGGCCCCATTAAAGGCACTCTAAGACAAGAGGTATGAAGAACTTTATAATTACTGTTGTCAGTTCAATTTCCCAATTCAGTAATAACCGcaactcctcttttttttttttttttttttttttttttttttttttccagacatcAATCCTGAAATGACATGGGTTGGACCTGGGGACGACTCTCCTCACAAGCATTCACTTAGGGTGAATACAATTATTGATATTACATTCGGAAACCAACAATGCAATAGTGGTTCCAGTCCATGTTACTTCCTTCACTATGAGGGTGAGAGCCCTTCTGAGATATGCACAAAAGCCAAGCTCGACGAAAAAACGCCTACTAACTTCCTTGAGTGTGATGCAACACTAACTGTTGATAATTCTCCAGGTAAGTCAGCGTAACCATAAACGTTCTGTCACATCCTCATAAATATGTGAATTCCTTCTCTTTCATGGAAATATCATATGAAGACAAACCAAATTTCAATGAGAACTAAAGATGGGCTTATTATTAAACGTAGAAAATTTTGTGTTGACATAGAGAGATTGTATCCAAGTATGAGCTGTGGCTCAGAGGGTTTATGTTCATCAAAAATGATTTCAGTACGACTATAAAGATACCAAATTTCCTGGTGAAGTGGTCTCACTTTTTGGTGTAGACTCGGCAGTTCCCCCATTCACTTCAACTGTCCAAAGGAAAAGGTAACCGTTTTGGCTACTTTGTTCAACAGAAGCTGAGCAACTAGAAAGACAGTGTCTCTCATTCCAGTGTTCCCTAGGCCaaactgactatactctgtttttttctatctgtccatctgtttgtggtggtcgcgcatggtaatactgcgtcccgggctttaaatagctacgctatgtgtaagttttaggtaaataaaaggatatctggttgtacatttgcaactgaaaagtgttttaataatttactatatgtgaattacaccattaataatcgaaataggatattattattgttgaatgtaaactgaatgtaactatctaaagcccgggacgcagtgttaccatacgcaaacaccacaggcggatggacagatggaaaaaaaaccgagtatagtttagCATTTTAGTCCTGTGAAATTGGGAATTTTTTTACTCAATGTTGACGCTTAAGAAGGCGTACACCAAGGTagtattttctcttgttttctgcGAAAACTGCTGATTACTTAAGTTAAAAATTCATCCATTTGGCAAAATGGGCTGTTTTTGCATTTGTTGGAGTTCCTaggtggacgagtgggttgcgtactcactatcaatctggtagcccaagttcgctccccgctgctgctAGTGAGGAACcctaggaatttatttctgatgattagaaattcatttctcgatataatgtggttcggatccgacaataagctgtaggtctcgttgttaggtaaccaattggttcctagccacgtaaataaaaatctaatccttcgggccactcCTACGAAAGCTGTTAAttagatcagtggtctggttaaactaagatatacttaactttgcagTTGTTGAAGAACTAGTATAGCGTTACTCCATTAGGTAAATGTGGCTGGGTAGCCTCAGACCTGCGGATTACTCACATAATCTAAAATAATCTAAAGATTGTTTGTTACCACAATGCCCTAGTGCATATGCTGAAAGTAATCGTCTGTTCCCTAATATGCAGTTTAGTTTTCACTTGTGATTGGTCTTTAAGTGCTGCTTTTAATAGGTTTACAAACTTGGACAGATGACGGTAGGTGGACTATTACTAGAATCACTACTACTGTATTTCTAATTACCAGCTTGCAAACAGTAGTAGCTGTTGGGTGACTGCAGGACTGTGATCTCTGGTGTTCCCCAGGGGAGTGCTCTTGGCTAAATAATCTTTGTATGTCTATGAAATTATGCAAATGATACTACTTTCTCTCCACTGGCGCCATTTCCCGAAAGATTAAGCGAAATTAGTGCGCATATTACAGGGGAGGACGTTAAGCCTTAACAAAACTCAAAGTATGATTGTTAGCAGGTCAGATGACTGGATACTCCACTCCAACCCAGATCTCTTCACTGACAAGTGTTTCTTTTACTACCTGCAATGCATTTAAAGTTATATTTCTCTAACttctcgtatcacttcatccacCAATATCAAACTAGCTACGGAGTCACACCACAACCGTGCCTCAGATCCATTTCTACCCCAAGCCAGTTACAAACATTTCACAATACAAATTTGTGCTCTATCAACAATAATCCCTCCTTCATATATTATAACACCCCATATCCCATTCCTATCAATTATAGCACATACTTTCTATCCATTTAATAATACCAATAGTATCGTTTTCCCTCTAGCAGTCTTTCTGTTATGTCTTACAATTTCAATCAAAACCTTAACATAAAACTTCCGACTCAATTCTTTCtcaatactatatacacatatgatcTTTATCACAACATTATTTTCCGTCACACTGAATCTCACCCATACAATCTAAAACCCAACACATCAGTAACATTTCCCACAGACATTCTTACATTATAATTGTtaccccttcctttttttttttttttttttttgagaggtccGTCACCCCACTTAAGTAAAGTGCGATTACCTTGAACCTTGAGAGCAGAGGTCACCCATcattgtggggtggggggtggggtgggggtattCCTTCAAACTTTGGGGTCCAGAGTCCTCCAATATCACTCCTCTGCCTTGGACCATGACGCATTTTCGTCCACTGACACACTCACTTTCTGCGGTAGTCATCTCCATGCACTGCCTATATCCTCCTGGGTAGTAGTATTCctgttataaaaatataaacctaATATTatgatgctttatatatatatatatatatatatatatatatatatatatatatatacatacatatatatatatatatatatatatatatatatatatatatatatatatatatatatatatgtgtgtgtgtatgtatgacagtgtttcactttccttcgtggtttccacctttatttatatacactatatatatatatatatatatatatatatatatatatatatatatatatatatatatattatatatataaatgcagcaTGTGTGTACCGTGAATTTATGTGTATTTTTGAGGTTATGGTGTTACTTGAGCATATACCATGTTACACTAGTATTTTGGTGCGAAATGCTATTTGTCCATTCCGTCAGTGCCGAGGACGCACTTCACGACTTCCACGATAATCTCTGATAATCTGAAATGCTCAAAATTGATTTCAGATATAGCATCAGTGCAAGAAATCCTTTTAACTCACAAGATCGGAGGAAGCGAAAGCCTGGAAATAGGTGCCACATACGCTTCCAACTCAAAGGAAATGGAAATCCAGATTTATGACGGAAACGACTTGAAAATCAACAGTTTTGGGAGGTGCGATATAAACATCACAGCATGCACAGTTACGGACATAGAATGGCCGTCACAAGAACCTCTCTACATCCTTATGACTGCACTGGGTGAAGACAAACACGTCATAGAATCTAATGAACTCCAATTTGTAGGTAAGGGAACCTTCAACATCCTTTCAGTTTCTTGCAGTCCTTAGCAACACGGATGATGTGACCGTGTGCGTGCTGAAATCAATTCACTCCCAATTATGCTGCAAATTAGTGATGATATCTGTGCTTCCCTTCAGATGATAAAATCAACTGCTGCGCTTAGCTATAATAAGCATGTGGGCGTATAAACAATGAATCACCTGTTCCCCATACTAAATCCTTGTATCTTCGTTATGATGTTCTACTAACTGCaatcattaatattaaataatactgGTAAATTACAATGTATAAAATCCCTAACACCTCTGTCAATAAAACTAGTTCAgatggtccgctggtatggtcgcTTGCGTCATGGCATGCTGCTCAGATGTTGCGAGTTCGCGctccccccctccaccctccccGGACAATGAAAAAATCACTCgctctgtatcacgatcagttactgctgcagtgaggAGTCTACGGTGgtaggttgaaaccaacattctttggaagcttgtacttcaaatcaatggccccttgGGCTTGCTCCATTCGAATAGATTTcatctaatgaaaaaaataaataaatacgtaaaaatatttCGCTGTTACAGTATAGCGCCGCTTCTTCTCCGCCGTTTTCTCAAACAATTCCAGGTGTGTCACCAAAAACCATTCCAGGTCAAGTACCTTCAGATGCAGAATGAAAAGCGGCGACATTCTCTACTTCCCAAGTATCTCATCATGCACAAAAGAACCTCTGAAAAATTACCTAATATTAATAGGCCTAAGATCATCATCCAAAAATTATTTTGGACCTTTACATTATCTcaacaatgaaaatttttttttacagtgactATTACTATGCCCCATGATTCATGAACTCGCATGATCTCAACaatgaagagaaggagagagagagaaaacaaaaaacttaaagtAACTATTATTACATCCAATGATACATGAACTGCGCGTACTTTCCATGACCAGTTTTCCCAACCCTCTCGACGAAATTGAACATTAGCCTTTTACATAAATAGCGTTTGTTTGCAGTTTTAAACATACGACCGCCCCGATGCCATAAGACTGGCAAGTGATAAAACAACCTATTGAGGAATATGTGTACAGCTCCAAGACCCCACATCTCGCCAGTGGTGATTATAAACTGGCCCCCAACCTTGACTCAAAACCCAGTCGTGGTTTTATCAGCAGGATAACATAGGAGCAGCAGATTCCTTTCAAGCTGCAAAAATGATTTTCGGAGGGTACAGTTGTAAAGTAAGAATTCTTTGGGTAAGTTTACTATGTGTTGGGTTTCTAGATTGGATGGGTGAGATTTATTGTGATAAAgatcatatgtgtatatagtattggAGAAAGAATTAAGAGTGTGAAATTGTATGTTAAAATTTTGATTGAAATTGTAAGACAGATAACAGAAAGGGTGTTAGAGGAAAAACGATACTATTGGTATTATTAAACAGTTGCGAGTAGTTTTAAGAGTAAATATGGCTGATTTGACTTAATATCACAAACGGACGTACGTTAACTCCCGCCTTTCACCTCGTATGAATCATTTCTTAAGGACACTATTCGTGATTAACAATAAAGTGGACAGCGATCTTCTCCCTTTACTATTCTGTGGCTGAGACTGGCTAAAACTAAAACTATATTTTCGATATTTATACGCGTTCGTTGATAAATATGGGATTATGTTCAGGGAAGCATAATTTTTAAGGTTTTGGAGAAAAATCACTTCGTCATAAATAATCTTACATACTTAACCTTCTTGGCCTACTTAGAGACCATGACATTAATCAGGCAAATTATGAACAGCAGTGAAAGTAATGAGAATAattaaatactaaaatattataaatgattaACCCTATGACAAAGAGCCGCTTATGGCTCATTCGTCGTCGAAGTAAGCTGTAAGAAAGATGGGATAATTCTCACTCAAACAGATACCGAACCATTAATTGTCCAGTGCTGAACGCAGGGAAAAAAACGTacgtattttagagagagagagagagagagagagagagagagagagagagagagagagagagagagaaacacatacacacacacaatttgttGGTACTCTATTGAAACTTTCTCAAAATCAGATTACAGTACCGAGGGACAACTCCTCACAGAAAGCATCGTCGAAATACGATGGAGCAGCCGCGAAAATATAACTTTTGATGTAAAGCTACAAGAACAAGATACGAAAGTCACGACCGTCTCGCTGACCTGCGGAGATATGGACAACGCTAAGTGCAAGGCATACTTCTTAGAACTTACCGACCAGAAGACTTACACAGCAAGTGTGACACACAAGTCAGACACATCTGTTTCATACACAGTTGCTACAGAAATTGAAAAGACGACACCAGGTGAGTTttgatttctttttatctatatagatttttagccatacatgccaagcactgggccaaacagtcattcagcgctgatttggaaattgacagtgaaaaggtttaaaaggtctaacgagaggaaaacctcaaagttgcactatgaatcaactgttaggagagggtggacagtaagatggaagaaagagaatatgagcagaggtacagtaaaaggaatgaaaagggttgcaactaggggccgtagggatgctgcaaagaaccttaagtaaaatgcctacattgcacctcatgaggtgcactgacgggggACACCAGGTGATAACAGATACGTTCATTTTTTACGAGTATGATACAAAGCGAAAGTTCCCTCTCATACCCTGAAATGCTCTCAGGTGCTCATTATCCCCGTCCAGCTCATGAACACTTCTGACGATTCTCCTCACACCAACAACTTGCTATTCTAATCTATCACTCTTTTCGTGGCCTTTATCCGAGTACTGCAGTCTTCCCTCCAACGTTCAGACGTTTCCGATACCTTCTTCCTTTACCCTCCAAATTCAGGGTGGTCCAGTTTATAAACTGGTCCTTTTTATTTCTGTCTGTTAAGTTTCCAAACCCAAAGAGCTCCAGCCTCAAAGCCAAAACCTTTCAGAACATCCTTACGGTGTCACTTTATCAAAAACTAGACTTTCATAAGCCTTACTAATCCCTCCGTTTCCGCTCTACTCTGATACACAATGACTGCTTTTCGTCCCTTTCGACAGTAACGGGAGCTTTCTTCCTTCTCCTATATATTTTTCGTCCATTTACCTGTGGCCTATCAATAATGTTTCGGATATGTTGCTTCCCACGGACACTAGCCACATCTCCCAAGTCACAAAAGCTTCTCACACCAATGGGAAAGAAGCAACTGTATAGTTTCAAtgattttttagttttaaatatcTCTTGAATTTCTGCAACCAATCTCTGCGCTTCTACTAGTCAATGTGGTGCAAGTCTTCACGTATGTAAGCTCTTCATGCTATTCACCTTTTCACAATGAATTCATGACTCACGTATTGAATATCACTAGTTAAGCTACTAatgacaatgtgtgtgtgtgcgcgtgcttgTATTTTTCactatacacctttcaaacattactaCGCACAAGCACATACAGTTAGGCCTATCTAATGGGAATAACTGCAGAGAAAAGGAGCTTGGAAACTTTTATAGCTAGTCAAAGTGTCTTCTTTTAACAGATATAGCAACTCTGACAATCACGAAATTCACCGAATTAGGCTCCGGAGATTATACCGTGGCTCTTTCATCATCAATTTCCACAATTATCGACGTCGGGACCATTTACTTGGCGATCATCGATTCCAAAGAAACGGCAAAACTCAAGGAGACAATTATTCAGAGCGTCACGGCCGGCGGACAACTTTCCGACGCAGAACGGAACTTCAATTTTACTATTGACAGATCACTTCTGGCTCACAGGGAAAACCTTTCATTGGTG
Encoded proteins:
- the LOC135212519 gene encoding uncharacterized protein LOC135212519 encodes the protein MTVHNASQHTLAYLEETWSPQDINPEMTWVGPGDDSPHKHSLRVNTIIDITFGNQQCNSGSSPCYFLHYEGESPSEICTKAKLDEKTPTNFLECDATLTVDNSPDIASVQEILLTHKIGGSESLEIGATYASNSKEMEIQIYDGNDLKINSFGRCDINITACTVTDIEWPSQEPLYILMTALGEDKHVIESNELQFVDYSTEGQLLTESIVEIRWSSRENITFDVKLQEQDTKVTTVSLTCGDMDNAKCKAYFLELTDQKTYTASVTHKSDTSVSYTVATEIEKTTPDIATLTITKFTELGSGDYTVALSSSISTIIDVGTIYLAIIDSKETAKLKETIIQSVTAGGQLSDAERNFNFTIDRSLLAHRENLSLVITAHGSEDDDNALGVAKVDTQFEDIIPPTINEVGTNSSLWIRARTDELDLTVNGRECPANSTTYFPMEDDFKEPLNLCRKAGTNLNSTEMEQCKIDGTIIHLQDTIPLQYMELLYPATDDKPSMTITVDFQGEADTMEEVIYYDDTNHSPGKCQLINGDSEGLRNCTFLDVTTQPNSNILLVVLNEETVAASTMVPFEDYGTDAMGILADMIQASWSAHDKTTYDCYLDKEVPGSFNMLHVTCGADEVSKCLAFFPDLDHTSYTVRVKKHQNGDLNVVGKVVNMPTTP